A DNA window from Jaculus jaculus isolate mJacJac1 chromosome 1, mJacJac1.mat.Y.cur, whole genome shotgun sequence contains the following coding sequences:
- the LOC123458643 gene encoding LOW QUALITY PROTEIN: uncharacterized protein LOC123458643 (The sequence of the model RefSeq protein was modified relative to this genomic sequence to represent the inferred CDS: substituted 1 base at 1 genomic stop codon), whose amino-acid sequence MGQTISTPLDLTLAHWTDVKSRAHSLSVEIKKGKWQALCEGEWTMFNVGWPRGGTFNPDLIQAVKRIILQEPGGHPDQMPYIFTWQDLVQDPPSWLKPWIPPQPTNSSPSGDSKVLVAGPPRKEKKIYQDIQTELLLDSPPPYPPTHTPTAPLPAPSQEGIQGGPATGTRSRRALSPDTTVALPLRAIGPPPPLGPGDDPTQRPLPPLQYWPFSSADLYNWKANHPPFSEDPSKLTALMESLVFSHQPTWDDCQQLLQTLFTTEERERILLEARKNVPGDDGRPTQLQNVIDDGFPLIRPNWDFNTPDGREHLRIYRQALVAGLRGAARRPTNLAKVREVIQGPNEVPSLFLERLMEAYRRYTPFDPMAEEQRVSVLMYFVDQSAPDIRKKLQRLDGLSRYTLSDLVKEAERVYNKRETEEEKEERKAKEQEERDYKRDKRHEKNMTRILAAVIQNRRDAGRPRDTRQKQNLGNRRQLEKDQCAYCKEKGHWIKDCPKKKPKEVLTLEDDEXGGRGSDPLPEPRVTLKVEGKPIRFLVDTGAQHSVLLKPEGPLSNKKSWVLGATGNQQFSWTTRRTVDLGVGRVSHSFLVIPGCPAPLLGRDLLTKIGAQITFTKKGPQVTNQHGEIIHVLTMKLEDEHRLFERPQTNADIGKWLTKVPGAWAETAGMGLATHQPPIIVDLKASATPVSVRQYPMSQEAREGIKPHIMRLLELGVLRRCQSPWNTPLLPVRKPNTNDYRPVQDLREVNKRVEDLHPTVPNPYNLLSSLPPDRDWYTVLDLKDAFFCLPLHEKSQFIFAFEWKDPDSGISGQLTWTRLPQGFKNSPTIFDEALHQDLASFRTSNPQVTLLQYVGDLLLAAGTQTECEQGTKALLEELARLGYRASAKKAQLCKRQVTYLGYSLKGGRRWLTEARKQAVEQIPVPANAKQVREFLGSAGFCRLWIPGFAALAAPLYPLTKTSAVFQWGEEQQQAFDDIKRALLKAPALSLPDTSKPFYLYIHEQKGIAKGVLTQKLGPWRKPVAYLSKKLDPVAAGWPPCLKIIAAVALLLKDADKLTLGQTVTVIASHALESVIRQPPDRWLSNARITHYQSLLLNSDRVKFAPPTQLNPATLWPDPDSTVIHSCGDILAEVTGTRPDLTDQPLPDAKVTWFTDGSSYLLEGKRMAGAAIVDGDRVIWAIKLPEGTSAQKAELIALTQALNMAEGKKATIYTDSRYAFATAHVHGAIYQQRGLLTSAGKEIKNKQEILDLLDALHRPAKLAIVHCPGHQKGNSLVARGNRMADAEAKKAAQGAYLLPLAEIETGLPKLQPSEYTEQDLEDMTRIRKKFNKDAQRWETEEGKHILPRQQAESILQQLHRLTHFGARKLIEALKKTDYHIIGLKEMAEKLVKQCIPCQKVNAQTSQTDPGKRLRGDRPGLYWETDFTELKPARYGNRYLLVFIDTFSGWVEAYPTKKETATMVTKKLLEEIIPRYGIPQVIGSDNGPAFVAQVSQEVARTLGINWKLHCAYRPQSSGQVERMNRTLKETITKLSLETGCTDWVMLLPWALFRVRNTPYKFNLTPFEILFGVPTPLNKLLMQNPDIISSSDLNHRLQALYILQKDLWPKLKESYLPAKDPAPHSYQPGDSVYVRRHRPSNLEPRWKGPFTVLLTTPTAVKVDGIAVWIHASHVKPAPSPDPRWQLTKTDNPLKLRLRRVSVSHDEIS is encoded by the coding sequence atgggacagactatctcaacccctttggacttgacattagctcactggactgacgttaagagccgagctcatagtttatctgttgaaataaagaaaggaaaatggcaagctctatgtgagggagaatggactatgtttaatgttggatggccccgaggagggaccttcAACCCAGATCTTATCCAGGCTGTTAAACggatcatcttgcaggagcccggaggccaccccgaccagatgccttacatttttacttggcaggatcttgtccaagacccgccttcctggttgaagccctggattcctccccaacccactaacagtagcccctCGGGGGATTCAAAAGTTCTTGTTGCAGGACCCCCCcggaaggaaaagaagatttaccAGGACATTCAGACGGAGCTCCTTCTGGATTCACCACCTCCCTACCCGCCAACTcacacccccacagctcctctccctgccccctcacAAGAAGGGATACAGGGGGGCCCAGCCACGGGGACCCGGAGTAGGCGAGCTCTATCCCCTGATACTACCGTTGCCCTACCACTCAGGGctataggacccccaccccctttaggaccaggggatgacccaactcagagacctctgccacccctacaatattggcctttctcctccgcagatctttataattggaaggccaaccaccctcccttctcggaggacccctcaaaattaactgcactcatggaatccctagttttctcccaccagcccacatgggacgattgccagcagctactccagaccctcttcacgactgaggagagggaacgtatcctgttggaggccagaaagaacgtccctggtgacgacgggcgcccaacCCAACTCCAGAACGTTATAGATGACGGGTTCCCCCTGATCAGACCCAactgggacttcaacacccctgaCGGTAGGGAGCATCTCcgaatctatcgccaggctctggtggctggtCTCCGCGGGGCTGCAAGACGCcctaccaatttggccaaggtaagggaAGTCATTCAGGGACCTAATGAGGTCCCCTCTTTGTTCCTCGAGCGCCTCATGGAGGCCTATCGTAGATATACGCCCTTCGACCCTATGGCGGAGGAACAAAGGGTTTCAGTGCTGATGTATTTTGTAGATCAGTCAGCGCCAGATATCAGAAAAAAGTTACAAAGACTAGATGGGTTAAGTCGCTATACTCTGTCAGACTTAGTTAAGGAAGCAGAAAGGgtttataataaaagagaaactgaagaggaaaaagaagagagaaaggcaaaagaGCAGGAAGAAAGGGACTATAAACGTGATAAGAGACATGAGAAAAACATGACTCGAATTCTGGCCGCCGTAATCCAGAATAGAAGAGACGCAGGCAGACCTAGGGATACTAGGCAGAAGCAAAACCTGGGCAATAGGCGCCAATTAGAAAAGGaccaatgtgcctattgcaaagAGAAGGGACACTGGATTAAGGACTGccccaaaaagaaaccaaaagaggtTCTGACCCTAGAAGATGATGAATGAGGGGGACGGGGCTCGGATCCCCTCCCCGAGCCTAGGGTAaccttgaaggtggaggggaaacccaTCCGGTTCCTAGTGGACACTGGCGCCCAACACTCGGTTCTACTGAAACCAGAAGGACCCCTTTCTAACAAGAAATCATGGGTGCTCGGGGCTACTGGAAATCAACAattttcatggactacccgaagaacggTGGACCTAGGCGTGGGCCGGGTATCCCACTCGTTCCTCGTGATTCCAGGCTGCCCCGCTCCCTTATTGGGACGAGACttattaacaaaaataggagCCCAAATTACCTTCACAAAGAAGGGCCCCCAAGTAACTAACCAACATGGGGAAATTATCCATGTTTTAACCATGAAACTAGAAGATGAACATAGGCTATTTGAAAGGCCTCAGACCAATGCAGACATTGGCAAATGGCTCACCAAAGTCCCGGGAGCATGGGCCGAGACTGCCGGGATGGGATTGGCCACCCATCAACCACCAATAATTGTTGATCTAAAGGCTTCCGCAACACCTGTCTCGGTACGTCAATACCCCATGAGtcaggaggccagagaaggaataaaacctCACATAATGAGGCTCTTAGAATTAGGAGTCCTAAGAAGGTGCCAATCTCCCTGGAATACCCCTTTGCTACCAGTGCGCAAGCCAAATACCAATGACTATCGCCCAGTTCAGGACTTAAGGGAGGTTAATAAGAGGGTTGAAGACCTACACCCAACCGTGCCTAACCCCTATAACCTCCTGAGTTCACTACCTCCAGACCGAGACTGGTACACAGTCTTGGACCTGAAAGATGCTTTTTTCTGTTTGCCACTACATGAAAAAAGTCAATTTatctttgcctttgaatggaaggACCCAGACTCCGGAATCTCCGGACAGCTGACTTGGACTAGGTTGCCTCAAGGATttaaaaattcacccaccatctttgatgagGCACTTCACCAGGACCTGGCCTCCTTCCGAACCTCAAACCCCCAGGTAACTCTCCTCCAATACGTTGGCGACTTACTCCTTGCGGCTGGAACCCAAACTGAATGTGAACAGGGGACAAAGGCACTATTAGAGGAACTGGCCCGCCTGGGTTACCGCGCCTCGGCAAAGAAGGCCCAACTCTGCAAAAGGCAAGTAACCTACTTGGGGTATTCTCTGAAAGGAGGGCGGAGATGGCTGACGGAAGCACGTAAACAGGCTGTGGAACAGATCCCAGTGCCTGCAAATGCCAAGCAAGTACGGGAATTCCTGGGATCTGCAGGGTTTTGTAGACTGTGGATACCGGGGTTCGCCGCCCTGGCAgcccccctttaccccttgactaagaCGTCTGCAGTTTTTCAATGGGGAGAGGAACAACAACAGGCTTTTGACGACATCAAGCGTGCCCTCTTAAAGGCacctgctctctcccttcccgACACCTCCAAGCCATTTTACTTGTATATACATGAGCAGAAAGGCATTGCAAAAGGGGTACTGACTCAAAAGCTAGGACCCTGGCGAAAGCCAGTGGCCTATTTATCAAAAAAATTGGATCCTGTGGCCGCTGGGTGGCCCCCTTGCCTTAAGATTATTGCCGCCGTGGCTCTACTTTTGAAGGATGCTGATAAATTAACTCTGGGGCAGACTGTCACAGTCATCGCATCCCATGCACTGGAGAGTGTCATCCGCCAGCCTCCAGACCGATGGCTCTCAAACGCCCGAATCACCCACTACCAGAGTCTCCTCCTTAACTCGGATAGAGTCAAGTTTGCACCCCCCACTCAACTAAATCCGGCTACCCTCTGGCCAGACCCCGACTCCACAGTAATCCACAGCTGTGGGGACATCTTGGCTGAGGTTACCGGAACGAGACCTGATCTGACGGACCAGCCACTACCGGATGCCAAGGTAACCTGGTTCACTGATGGCAGTAGCTACCTCCTTGAAGGTAAGCGGATGGCGGGGGCAGCAATTGTTGATGGAGACAGAGTGATTTGGGCTATCAAGCTGCCAGAGGGGACTTCAGCCCAGAAGGCTGAACTAATTGCATTAACCCAGGCCCTAAATATGGCAGAAGGAAAAAAAGCCACCATATATACAGACAGCCGGTATGCTTTTGCAACTGCACATGTACATGGTGCTATATACCAACAGAGAGGATTATTAACCTctgcaggaaaagaaatcaaaaacaaacaagaaattttagatttactcGATGCCCTGCATCGGCCGGCCAAGCTAGCCATAGTCCATTGTCCGGGGCACCAGAAAGGGAACTCTCTAGTGGCAAGAGGAAATAGGATGGCTGATGCGGAGGCCAAAAAGGCTGCTCAAGGAGCGTATCTGCTCCCCTTAGCTGAAATAGAAACTGGCCTCCCAAAGTTACAGCCTTCAGAATATACTGAACAGGACCTAGAAGATATGACTAGGATACGAAAGAAATTTAACAAGGACGCccaaagatgggagacagaagaaggaaaacatATCCTACCTAGACAACAAGCAGAATCCATTCTGCAACAGTTACATAGGCTAACTCATTTTGGAGCTAGAAAATTGATAGAAGCCCTTAAAAAAACTGACTATCACATAATAGGACTCAAAGAAATGGCTGAGAAGCTGGTAAAACAATGCATCCCATGTCAAAAAGTAAATGCCCAGACCTCCCAGACGGACCCTGGAAAGAGACTTCGCGGAGATCGACCAGGCTTATATTGGGAGACTGATTTCACTGAACTGAAACCTGCTCGCTACGGGAATAGATATCTTCTAGTTTTTATAGACACATTCTCTGGATGGGTAGAAGCCTATCCTACTAAAAAAGAGACTGCCACAATGGTAACCAAAAAACTTCTAGAAGAAATCATCCCCAGATATGGGATACCTCAGGTAATAGGCTCAGACAACGGTcctgcctttgttgcccaggtaagtcaggaggtggccagaactttggggattaattggaaattacattgtgcttatagaccccagagctcagggcaggtagaaagaatgaatagaacattAAAAGAGACCATAACTAAATTGTCCTTAGAAACTGGCTGTACAGATTGGGTGATGCTCCTTCCGTGGGCCCTCTTCCGAGTTCGCAACACCCCTTACAAGTTTAACCTAActccttttgagattttatttggtgTCCCAACCCCACTTAATAAATTGTTAATGCAGAACCCAGAtataatttcttcctctgatctgAATCACAGGCTCCAGGCGCTATATATCCTCCAAAAGGACTTATGGCCAAAACTGAAAGAGAGCTATCTGCCTGCTAAGGACCCAGCCCCGCATTCATACCAGCCGGGGGACTCAGTCTACGTGAGGCGACACCGACCCTCAAACCTCGAACCTCGTTGGAAGGGGCCCTTTACGGTACTCCTGACGACACCCACCGCCGTGAAGGTAGACGGGATAGCTGTCTGGATCCACGCATCTCACGTGAAACCAGCTCCGTCACCTGACCCCCGCTGGCAACTGACAAAGACTGATAACCCCCTTAAACTGCGCCTTCGCCGTGTCTCTGTCAGCCACGATGAAATTTCTTAA